From Paenibacillus sp. PK3_47, the proteins below share one genomic window:
- a CDS encoding metallophosphoesterase has protein sequence MHHTLDNTHRLLVISDIHGHAGGLQLLLDAAEYNPRTDRLVLAGDYIDEDRQSFETLHMIRKLTDEGAVALPGNMETRWLSHSGEVTSRCASLRSWLEGLPPYFEADGYLFVHAGFRPGVPLTEQTLPDMTEIRQDFWEAELPAFAEKGIVFGHTPTFKMGGTAGEIWRRPGKIGIDTGAKHGCRLTLLDVHNRVAYSCSTASGRGSYTDFRADLLVEC, from the coding sequence TTGCATCATACATTAGACAACACTCACCGGCTGCTGGTCATTTCCGACATTCACGGACATGCCGGAGGACTGCAGCTGCTGCTTGATGCTGCCGAATATAATCCCCGGACTGACCGCCTGGTTCTGGCGGGGGATTACATAGATGAAGACCGGCAAAGCTTTGAAACGCTGCATATGATCCGTAAGTTGACGGATGAAGGGGCAGTCGCCCTGCCCGGCAATATGGAGACCCGGTGGCTGAGCCATTCCGGTGAAGTAACCAGCAGGTGTGCAAGCCTGCGCAGCTGGCTGGAAGGTCTGCCTCCTTACTTTGAAGCAGACGGATATCTGTTTGTGCATGCCGGATTCCGCCCGGGTGTGCCGCTGACAGAACAGACGCTGCCGGACATGACAGAAATCCGCCAGGATTTCTGGGAAGCGGAGCTGCCAGCTTTTGCAGAGAAGGGCATTGTGTTCGGGCATACTCCGACATTCAAGATGGGGGGGACAGCAGGCGAAATCTGGAGAAGGCCGGGAAAAATCGGCATTGATACCGGAGCGAAGCACGGCTGCAGGCTGACGCTGCTTGATGTCCATAACCGGGTAGCCTATTCCTGCTCCACAGCATCCGGCAGGGGAAGCTATACAGACTTCCGTGCCGATCTGCTGGTGGAATGCTGA